One window of Amaranthus tricolor cultivar Red isolate AtriRed21 chromosome 13, ASM2621246v1, whole genome shotgun sequence genomic DNA carries:
- the LOC130798101 gene encoding uncharacterized protein LOC130798101 has protein sequence MLSTSGFGWDADKKMLQVERAVFDEWTKVHKKAKGLYGVPFPHYDILEEIYAKDKATGDQSESFVEAINSIDVEVTKKSIFIASDEEDDADSRSRSTTFSIQFKKRSIKQENDNSTSSKEPKLKELKRKKNLQSDVDNLVSSLHEATSNFGKIFDNINVNLGTMANAWAKAEER, from the exons ATGTTATCTACTTCGGGATTTGGATGGGATGCCGATAAAAAGATGTTGCAAGTAGAGAGAGCAGTGTTCGATGAATGGACAAAG GTTCATAAGAAGGCTAAAGGATTATATGGGGTACCTTTTCCTCACTATGACATCCTTGAGGAGATTTATGCTAAAGATAAGGCCACGGGTGATCAAAGTGAGTCTTTTGTGGAAGCAATCAATAGCATAGATGTTGAAGTTACAAAGAAGTCAATTTTCATAGCTAGTGATGAGGAGGATGATGCGGATTCAAGAAGCCGGTCGACTACTTTCTCTATACAATTCAAGAAGCGCTCGATTAAACAAGAGAATGATAATTCAACATCTTCAAAAGAACCCAAGCTCAAGGAATTGAAACGAAAGAAAAATCTTCAAAGTGATGTTGATAATTTGGTTTCTTCTCTTCATGAAGCTACAAGTAATTTCGggaaaatttttgataatattaatGTTAATCTTGGCACGATGGCTAATGCGTGGGCCAAAGCCGAGGAGAGATAG